The sequence GAGCAGGGCGCGGCAGACGGTGGCGGGGCGCTCGGCAAGAGCCGGAGCAGCCATCTCCACCGGGGTGGTCGACTGCGGGGTGGGGGCCGTCGCCGACGAACTCGGCTCGGATTCCGGCTGATCCGGGGCGAACTGGTTGAACGCCAGGACGCCGGCCAGCACGGTCGCCGGGAGCGCGACCGCTGTCGCGATCAAGGCCGCGCCCCGGTTGGAACGGTCCCGGCCGCCTTTTCGGGACCGTTCGGAGCCGTCGGCGGCCTCCTGGCGGGCAACGGTGTCGTCCGCGGGGGCGGATGCGTCGTCCCGGGCGGTGGTGCTCTTGGATGAGTCGGGCAGCCTGCTCACTTAGAGACGCACCACCGAACAGGTGAGGGTACGGGTGATTCCCGGCACCATCTGCACCTTGCTCACGATGAGGTCGCCGAGTTCGTCCACGGTCTGCGCTTCGCAGAGCAGCACCACGTCGTAGGGCCCGGTGACGGCGTCAACGCGGACAACCCCGGTAATCTTCGCGATCTGACCGGCCACGTCACGCGCCTGGCCGACCTCTGTCTGGATGAGTATGTACGCCTGTACCACGTTCGACCTCCCTCCGTCGCCGCTGGATGAGCGGCCCGAAGGGAGAAAATACCTTACGACCAGGTTAGATTCCGATCGGTGGAGAAGGAGAAGCGGTGAGCGAACGCGGCAACGGCGTCGTGGGGGTGGGTGAGTTTGGTCTCATCGACCGGGTGACCGCCCGGTTGTCGTACGGGCCGACCGTCCTGCTCGGCCCCGGGGACGACGCGGCGGTGGTGGTCGCCGCGGACGCCCGGGTTGTCGCCTCCACCGACGTGCTGGTGGAGGGGCGGCACTTCCGCCGTGACTGGTCCGCGGCGCAGGACATCGGCCACCGGGCAGCCGCGGCGAACCTCGCCGACGTCGCGGCGATGGGCGCGCGAACGACCGCCCTGCTGGTCGCCCTCTGTATGCCGCCGGAGTTACCGCCCGGGTGGGCGGAGGAGTTGGCCGACGGCCTGGCTGGGGAGGCCGCCATCGTGGGGGCCAGCGTGGTGGGCGGGGACATGTCGGCGAGTCCCACGCTGACCATCGCGGTGACCGCACTCGGTGACCTCGGCGGCCGGGCGCCGGTGACCCGGGCGGGGGCCCGGCCCGGTGACATCGTGGCTCTCGCCGGCCGGACCGGGTACGCGGCAGCCGGCCTCACCGTCCTGTCCCGAGGCTTCCGAACACCGCGGCTGCTGGTGGAGGCGTACCGACGACCCGAGGTTCCGTACCGGGCCGGGCCGGCGGCGGCCGAAGTCGGGGCGACCGCGATGATCGATGTATCCGACGGGCTTCTCGCCGATCTGGGGCATGTGGCCCAGGCGAGCGGGGTGGCGGTGGACGTCCGGCGGGACGCCTTCGAGGTGCCCCGGCAGATGCGTGACGCCGCCCAGGCGCTCGGCGTCGACCCGTACACCTGGCTGTTGACCGGCGGGGACGACCACGCCCTCGCGGCGACCTTTCCTCCGACGGCGACGTTGCCGACGGGTTGGCAGCCGATCGGTGAGGTCACCGCTGGTGCCGGGGTGACCGTCGACCGTCGGCAGTGGGAGGGCCCTGTCGGCTGGGACCACTTCCGGTAGGCGGGCCGGACGGTCGTACGCTGCACTGGTGCAGAACCTACAGATACGGCCCACCGGATTCGACTCGCCGACGGCGCAGCGGCTGATCCAGGCGGCCCTCGCCGACCTGGGCGTTCGATACGGCGGCAGCGGCGACGAGACCCCGGTCGACGCGACCGAGTTCGAGCCGCCCGCCGGGACCTTCCTCATCGCTCACCTCGACGGCGAGCCGGTGGCCTGTGGCGGCTGGCGCAGCCACGGTAGGTCGGCCGAGACGGCTGAGCTGAAGCGGATGTACGTGGCACCACACGTCAGGGGGCGGGGCGTGGCTCGAGCCGTCCTGGCGGCGGTGGAGCGGTCCGCGCGCGAGCAGGGCCGTCAGCGGATCGTCCTGGAGTGCGGCGATCGGCAACCCGAGGCGCTCGCGCTGTACCGTTCATCCGGCTACGCGCGAATCCCGAACTTTGGCTTCTACAAGGATGCCTCGGGCTGCGTCTCGTTCGGCCGTACTCTCTGAATCCACAATTCGCTCGGGAGCTGCCGGCCCGGCAACGCGAAACCGGCGGACCCGTCAGGGCCCGCCGGCGCGGTTTGGCTGGACGACCGCGTCAGGCGCGGGTGACCTTGCCGGCCTTGATGCAGGACGTGCAGACCTTCAGCTTCTTGGTGTTGCCACCACCGGCCGGGGTGCGCACCGACTGGATGTTCGGGTTCCAGCGGCGGTTGGTCCGCCGGTGCGAGTGGGACACGTTGTGGCCGAAGCCCGGCCCCTTACCACAGACGTCGCACACGCTAGCCACGGGATACTCCTGGGATTGATCCGTTCATGAGGTCGTCACCAGGCGCTGCCCGGGCAACCTGGTCAGGTTACCCGATGCCTGTTCGCGGTGCCCAACCCCCCCTCGGGTCCGTCCCGCCTGCCGCGGATCCCGGCTTGGCGGGAGACCCGCCTGGCCCACCGGAACCGCCCGGGCTGGCGCGGACACGCCCGGCGCGCGTCTCCGGGCCAGACGTGGGTCGTGGCGCGCCAGTAGGCTACTCGCCGTGCTGGACACCCTCGATGCCGCCGCGGTTCGCCGTTGGTGCGCGGGCGGGCTGGTCGCGTTGAAGCGCCACCAGGGCGAGATCGACCACCTCAACGTCTACCCGGTACCCGACGGTGATACCGGCACCAACCTGGTACTCACCCTCACCTCGGCCCAGCAGGCGTTGGCGATGGAGCTGGACACGCTGCCCGACGACGGGCCCACCCCGCACGGGCAGGCGCTCCGGCTGATGGCTCGGGGCGCGCTGCTCGGCGCCCGGGGTAACTCGGGAGTGATCCTGGCGCAGATCCTGCGCGGCTTCGCCGACGCGCTGGCCGCGGTCCCCGTGGTGCGGGGCCGGGCGTTGGCCGTCGCTCTGCGCGCCGCCGCCACCGCTGCCTACGCCGCCGTCGCCGCTCCGGTCGAGGGGACGCTGCTCAGCGTGGCTGCCGCCGCGGCCCGCGCCGCCGAGCGGGCCGGCCGCGACGAGTTGGGCACGGTGGCCCGGGCCGCGGCCGACGAGGCCGCCCAGGCCCTCGGCCGGACACCCCAGCAGCTACCGGCGCTGGCCCGTGCCCGTGTGGTTGACGCCGGTGGGCGGGGCCTCTGTCTCCTGCTCGACGCCCTGGTCGAGGTGGTCACCGGGGAGCCCCCGGCGCGTCCGGAGTTCACCGGCAGGTCACCCCACCCGCCGGTCGACGGTCCCCGCGAGCGCAGCGTGCCGACGTACGCCTACGAGGTGCAGTACCTGCTCGACGCCGAACCGGCCGCAGTGGCCCGGCTGCGCGAGGAGCTCGGCGCCCTGGGTGACTCGCTGGCGGTCGTCGGCGACGGCGCGGTCTCCGGTGGCACCTGGAACGTGCATGTGCACGTCGACGATGTCGGCGCGGCAATCGAGGCGGGAGTGGTCGCCGGTCGTCCGCATCGGATCGTGGTGACCCGCTTCGCCGACCAGCCCACGCCGCCCGCGTCACCGGAGCCCGACCCGGTCCCGGACCGCCG comes from Salinispora tropica CNB-440 and encodes:
- a CDS encoding DUF3515 domain-containing protein, yielding MSRLPDSSKSTTARDDASAPADDTVARQEAADGSERSRKGGRDRSNRGAALIATAVALPATVLAGVLAFNQFAPDQPESEPSSSATAPTPQSTTPVEMAAPALAERPATVCRALLSQLPSAIRDLPQRPVTAGPEQNAAYGDPALTVACGGTAPTFADTDKLWLVNRVCWYGSEEEGNTVLSTVDRETTVTVRVPDGYDQPLQWVSPVSETIIATVPSADDAPTGCRPE
- a CDS encoding Lrp/AsnC ligand binding domain-containing protein → MVQAYILIQTEVGQARDVAGQIAKITGVVRVDAVTGPYDVVLLCEAQTVDELGDLIVSKVQMVPGITRTLTCSVVRL
- a CDS encoding thiamine-phosphate kinase; amino-acid sequence: MSERGNGVVGVGEFGLIDRVTARLSYGPTVLLGPGDDAAVVVAADARVVASTDVLVEGRHFRRDWSAAQDIGHRAAAANLADVAAMGARTTALLVALCMPPELPPGWAEELADGLAGEAAIVGASVVGGDMSASPTLTIAVTALGDLGGRAPVTRAGARPGDIVALAGRTGYAAAGLTVLSRGFRTPRLLVEAYRRPEVPYRAGPAAAEVGATAMIDVSDGLLADLGHVAQASGVAVDVRRDAFEVPRQMRDAAQALGVDPYTWLLTGGDDHALAATFPPTATLPTGWQPIGEVTAGAGVTVDRRQWEGPVGWDHFR
- a CDS encoding GNAT family N-acetyltransferase, whose amino-acid sequence is MQNLQIRPTGFDSPTAQRLIQAALADLGVRYGGSGDETPVDATEFEPPAGTFLIAHLDGEPVACGGWRSHGRSAETAELKRMYVAPHVRGRGVARAVLAAVERSAREQGRQRIVLECGDRQPEALALYRSSGYARIPNFGFYKDASGCVSFGRTL
- the rpmB gene encoding 50S ribosomal protein L28; this translates as MASVCDVCGKGPGFGHNVSHSHRRTNRRWNPNIQSVRTPAGGGNTKKLKVCTSCIKAGKVTRA
- a CDS encoding DAK2 domain-containing protein; protein product: MLDTLDAAAVRRWCAGGLVALKRHQGEIDHLNVYPVPDGDTGTNLVLTLTSAQQALAMELDTLPDDGPTPHGQALRLMARGALLGARGNSGVILAQILRGFADALAAVPVVRGRALAVALRAAATAAYAAVAAPVEGTLLSVAAAAARAAERAGRDELGTVARAAADEAAQALGRTPQQLPALARARVVDAGGRGLCLLLDALVEVVTGEPPARPEFTGRSPHPPVDGPRERSVPTYAYEVQYLLDAEPAAVARLREELGALGDSLAVVGDGAVSGGTWNVHVHVDDVGAAIEAGVVAGRPHRIVVTRFADQPTPPASPEPDPVPDRRAAVVVATGAGIVELCAAAEATVVEGVPSTSELLNAVRATGAGHVVVLPNDPDTQAVANDAASAAYRLGVKVSVVPTRSPVQALAALAVRDPDRRFEDDVIAMAEAAGACRYAEVCVASRAALTVAGPCRPGDVLALVDGEVHLIGSDLLDTCTAVVDRMLGGGGELVTLLVGADAPAGLTEAVREHVVRSWPFVEVQVYRGGQPHHPLLVGVE